The Thalassomonas actiniarum genome contains the following window.
GCCCGCTGATATTAATGAAAGATATCGGGTAGCCATGTTCAGGCACCAGCTTAGCTTCCATCCGCTCAGCGGTACCCAGCCAGTGGATATTCCAACCCCGGGCCTCAAGGTGCTGAGCGACGGCAATCCCCGGGAAAATATGACCGCCGGTGCCGCCCGCCATCACCAACAGGGTAGGTGCTTCACCGTTCACTTTATTTACCTTTTCAGAGGACTTAGTCATTTTCGCCCTCCTGAAGTTGCCTGGATGTTTTGCAAGCGGACTTCATGATCGATACGGATCAACACCACCACGGCTATGGTCATAATAATCATCGAGCTGCCGCCATAACTGATCAGCGGCATGGTCAAGCCTTTGGTCGGTACGATACCGGCGCTGGCGCCGACATTAACCGCCGCCTGAAAACTCATCCAGATCCCTATGGAGTAGGCAAAATAACCTTCAAAAAATTTCTCCTGCGCCAGCGCCTTACGGCCGAGCAACAAAGCCTTGATCACCAGGATAAAACTCAGCACCAAGATCACGCTGATACCGATAAAACCAAATTCTTCCGCCAATACCGCCATCACAAAGTCGGTATGGGCCTCCGGCAAATATTCCAGCTTCTGGATACTGTTGCCCAGGCCCTGACCAAACATTTCACCACGGCCGTACGCCATCAGCGACTGGGTCAGCTGATAACCGCTGCCAAAAGGATCCTGCCAGGGGTCGAGGAAACTGGTGATCCGCCGCCAGCGGTAGGGCTCAAAAACCGCCAGCAAAGACAGGGCGGTGACCCCGACACTGGCGATACCGATAAACTGCCATAACTTGGCCCCCGCCAGAAACAGCAAGCCAAAGGTAGTGACAAACATCACGATAATGGTACCGAGATCCGGCTGTGCCAATAACATCAGGGCCAGCAGGAAAAACACCACCAGAGGTTTAAGGAAACCTTTAAAGTTTTCCATCACCTCATCCCGTCGCCTGACCAGATAAGCCGACAGGTAACAAAAGAAAAACAACTTAGCAGGCTCTGCCGCCTGTATGGTAATGGGGCCGACGACAATCCAGCGGGTAGCGCCGTTGACCGAGCGGCCAACCAGCAGTACAACCAGCAGCAACACCATCGCCAGCAGCAACAAGCCGCCGCTGGATTTTTGCCACCAGCTCATCGGCAGCTGCAAGGTTGCCACCGCAATACCCACACTCAATACGATATAAATCATATGGCGGATAACGAAATGGAACGGGTTATCAAATAAGCGCTCTGCCACCGGCATTGAAGAGCTGGCCACCATAATAAGCCCCACCATATACATGGCGATGGCCAGGATCAGATAGCTGCGGTCAAAGGTGGTGGTCGGCGTCGAACTCTGACTTAACCAATCGGGCATTTTAAATGATCCCAGCATAGCACCAAGTCCTTTAAATACATTCATCTGCGACAGAGAAGCCATCATGCACTTGCCCCCGGCGCTGCCTTGCCGACAAACGCCTGTACGGCATCGGCAAAAACCCGGCCGCGTACGGCAAAGTTTTTAAACATATCCAGGCTAGAACAGGCAGGAGATAACAACACGGTATCGCCTGCTTTAGCGCTTTTTCCTGCAAGGGCTACTGCCTGTTCCAGGTTATCAACCCTCTGGCTGTTTGCCGCTAATGCTGCCAGCTGTTCGCCGTCTTTGCCCAGGGTGATCAGTAAATTCACCTCATGGGCTAACAAATCTTTTAAAGGAGAAAAGTCAGCTCCCTTGCCGTCGCCGCCGGCGATTAAAATTAACTGCTGCCCGGCACTTTTGGTTTGCGCCAAACCGGAAATCGCCGCTATGGTGGCGCCGACATTGGTGGCTTTTGAGTCATTGATCCACAAGATGCCGTCGTTTGTTTTTAATGGCTGGCACCTGTGCTCCAGTCCGGTAAAACTGCTTAAATGCCCCAGCATTTGCTCCAGCGGCCAACCGGCACTTAAACCTAAGGCCAGCACCGCCAGGCAATTAAGGGCATTGTGTACACCCGAAAGCGGTAATTCACGCACCGAAATCAGCGCCTGTTGCCCGTACATCAGGGTCAGTTCATTATCAACGGTCGCCAAGCCTAAATGGCCGTCTTGCGGAGCATCGCTGCCAAAAGAGAGCACTTTGCCGTTAAAGGCTTTTTCATCAACCCAGGTCGCACTGTCGTCACGATTAACCACGGCCACACCGGCTTGTTGATAAATTTTCTGCTTGATATCGCGGTAATTTTCCATGGTCAGGTGGCGATCCAGGTGATCATCGCTGAGGTTTAATACCGAGGCCGCCAGCGGTTTCATGCTGGAGATGGTTTCCAGCTGAAAACTGGACAGTTCCAATATCAACAGCTCAGGGGCTTTGTCGATCAGATCTAATATCGGCACCCCGACATTACCGCCTAATTCGGCGTTTAATCCCAGGCTTTGTGCCAGGTGCGCCAGCAAAGACACCACAGTGGATTTACCGTTAGAGCCGGTCACGGCAATTACAGGTGCATCACTTAAGCGGCAAAAGAGTTCGACATCCCCCCATACCTGACAACCGGAAGCGATGGCACCGGCAATAGCCGCTTCAGCCATATCAATACCCGGACTTGCCAGGATAATATCCGCCGAGGCAATCAGGGCGGCATCCCATTGGCCCTGCACCAGTTCACAGTTGGGGTAATCCCGCTGAAAAACCGCGGCATCGATCGCCTGTTCCCGACTGTCGTTTACCGCAAATTCAAGCCCCCTTGATGCCAGGAAACGGGCACAGGATAACCCTGTTTGTCCCAGACCCAGTATCAGGATGCGCTTGCCTGTCAGCTGCTTTATCAGCTCAGGCCTAATGTTTGCAGTAACGTCGGTCATGAATATCAGCTTTTATCTTCACTCTTATCTTAATTTTTATCTTAACTTAAGCGTCGCCAGGCCAACCAAGACCAACACCAGGGACATGATCCAGAAACGGACAATTACCCTGGGCTCAGGCCAGCCTTTTAACTCATAATGATGGTGTATCGGCGCCATACGGAAAATCCGCTCGCCCCGCAATTTATATGAACCTACCTGGAGGATCACGGAAACGGTTTCCATCACAAACACGCCTCCCATAATAAACAACACCAGTTCCTGTCGCACCAGGACGGCAATCACACCTAACGCCGCTCCCAAAGCCAGGGAGCCAACATCCCCCATAAACACCTGCGCCGGATAGGTATTAAACCAGAGGAAACCTAAACCTGCGCCGACAATAGCGGTACACACCACCACCAGCTCACTGGCCAGGGCGATATGCGGAATATGCAGATATGATGAGAAATTCACATTCCCCGTCATATAGGCAAAAATGGCAAAGGCTCCCGCCACCATAATCGTGGGCACGATTGCCAGTCCATCCAGGCCATCGGTCAGGTTAACCGCATTACTGGTGCCGACAATTACAAAATAACTGAGCACCACATAAAAGATCCCCAGTTGCGGCAACACATCTTTAATAAAGGGGATCAGTAAAGCGGTTTCTTCCGGCCCCTGGGCAAACCAGTACAGGAAAAGCGCCGTGCTTAAACCAATCACCGTCTGCCAGAAATACTTCCAGCGGGCAATCAAGCCGTTAGAGTCTTTACGGATCACCTTACGATAATCGTCGACAAAACCTATCAGGCCGAAGCTGGCCACCACAAACAGCACCACCCACACATAAGCGTTACTTAAGTCTCCCCACAGCAATACGCTGAAAATGATCGACCCTAAAATTAAAATACCGCCCATGGTCGGGGTACCCGACTTGGATAAATGGCTCTCTGGCCCGTCGTCGCGTACCGTCTGGCCAATTTGCATTTTTTGCAGGGCGCGGATCAGCTTGGGACCGAAATACAGCGAAATCGCCAACGCGGTCAAGGTACTGACAATCGCCCTGAAAGTCAGATAAGAAAAAACGTTAAACCCGGAGTAATATTGGGTTAAAAACTCCCCTAACCAAAGTAGCATCAGACATGTTCCTGTTGTGGCTGGCCATTCCGCCAGGCTATTATTTCCTGCACAACATGTTCCATATGCGCACTGCGTGAACCTTTCACCAAAATTGAAATCGGCTGGGATTCGTTATCTAAAGTTTGTGCCAGGGTCGTCACCAGCTGCTCGCGCGAGCTGAAGTGACGGCCGTTTTCTTTAAAGGCATCCGCGGTACTCTGGCTTAACACCCCCAAAGTAAATAAGATATCTATGCCTAAGGATTTGGCGTATTCCCCCACTTCCTGATGGTAACTGCGCGCTTCCGAGCCCAGCTCTCCCATGTCTCCCAGCACCAGCACCCTGACCCCGGGATAAGCGGAAAGCAATTCGATACCCGCCTTAATGGATTCAACATTGGCGTTATAGGTATCATCGATTAACCGGCAGTTACCGTTAAGCTCAAGCAAATTCAAACGGCCGCTGACCGGCGTCATCTGCGCCAGCCCCAAACGGATATCTTCCAGGCTTGCCCCCAATTCCAAGGTCACGGTAGCCGCCGCCACCGCATTGCAGACATTATGCTTGCCCGGCACCGTCAGCCGGATATCCACCTGGCCTTCCCGGGTATTTAAGGTAAAGCGGGCACAGCCGCTGGTATCTAAACGCACATCCGAGCTATAACAGCTGGCCTCACCGGCACAGGAA
Protein-coding sequences here:
- the ftsW gene encoding cell division protein FtsW, with amino-acid sequence MMASLSQMNVFKGLGAMLGSFKMPDWLSQSSTPTTTFDRSYLILAIAMYMVGLIMVASSSMPVAERLFDNPFHFVIRHMIYIVLSVGIAVATLQLPMSWWQKSSGGLLLLAMVLLLVVLLVGRSVNGATRWIVVGPITIQAAEPAKLFFFCYLSAYLVRRRDEVMENFKGFLKPLVVFFLLALMLLAQPDLGTIIVMFVTTFGLLFLAGAKLWQFIGIASVGVTALSLLAVFEPYRWRRITSFLDPWQDPFGSGYQLTQSLMAYGRGEMFGQGLGNSIQKLEYLPEAHTDFVMAVLAEEFGFIGISVILVLSFILVIKALLLGRKALAQEKFFEGYFAYSIGIWMSFQAAVNVGASAGIVPTKGLTMPLISYGGSSMIIMTIAVVVLIRIDHEVRLQNIQATSGGRK
- the murD gene encoding UDP-N-acetylmuramoyl-L-alanine--D-glutamate ligase, which gives rise to MTDVTANIRPELIKQLTGKRILILGLGQTGLSCARFLASRGLEFAVNDSREQAIDAAVFQRDYPNCELVQGQWDAALIASADIILASPGIDMAEAAIAGAIASGCQVWGDVELFCRLSDAPVIAVTGSNGKSTVVSLLAHLAQSLGLNAELGGNVGVPILDLIDKAPELLILELSSFQLETISSMKPLAASVLNLSDDHLDRHLTMENYRDIKQKIYQQAGVAVVNRDDSATWVDEKAFNGKVLSFGSDAPQDGHLGLATVDNELTLMYGQQALISVRELPLSGVHNALNCLAVLALGLSAGWPLEQMLGHLSSFTGLEHRCQPLKTNDGILWINDSKATNVGATIAAISGLAQTKSAGQQLILIAGGDGKGADFSPLKDLLAHEVNLLITLGKDGEQLAALAANSQRVDNLEQAVALAGKSAKAGDTVLLSPACSSLDMFKNFAVRGRVFADAVQAFVGKAAPGASA
- the mraY gene encoding phospho-N-acetylmuramoyl-pentapeptide-transferase, with the protein product MLLWLGEFLTQYYSGFNVFSYLTFRAIVSTLTALAISLYFGPKLIRALQKMQIGQTVRDDGPESHLSKSGTPTMGGILILGSIIFSVLLWGDLSNAYVWVVLFVVASFGLIGFVDDYRKVIRKDSNGLIARWKYFWQTVIGLSTALFLYWFAQGPEETALLIPFIKDVLPQLGIFYVVLSYFVIVGTSNAVNLTDGLDGLAIVPTIMVAGAFAIFAYMTGNVNFSSYLHIPHIALASELVVVCTAIVGAGLGFLWFNTYPAQVFMGDVGSLALGAALGVIAVLVRQELVLFIMGGVFVMETVSVILQVGSYKLRGERIFRMAPIHHHYELKGWPEPRVIVRFWIMSLVLVLVGLATLKLR